One stretch of Desulfovulcanus ferrireducens DNA includes these proteins:
- a CDS encoding DUF485 domain-containing protein codes for MDVNELRKKQLRFALIFGIPYFLFILFIYLLTYLAKDWIAGVTIFSLPLHYFLVAVFVYPITWIVFIYYVKKANNMEDEIKKL; via the coding sequence ATGGACGTCAATGAATTACGCAAAAAACAATTAAGATTCGCTTTGATTTTTGGAATTCCGTATTTTTTATTCATTCTTTTTATCTATTTGTTAACCTATTTGGCCAAAGACTGGATTGCCGGAGTCACGATTTTCTCTCTTCCTCTTCATTATTTTCTGGTTGCTGTTTTTGTCTATCCCATAACTTGGATAGTCTTTATATATTATGTCAAAAAGGCCAATAACATGGAAGATGAAATAAAAAAGTTATAA
- a CDS encoding putative nucleotidyltransferase substrate binding domain-containing protein — translation MGALKLEQNLKDIDFKSLIEEGKLAEIRNLRLRLVQSWMSQKISTYKLCKLISGFNEKVIQNTLTIFSLEFSWLRECTFLEFGSGGRGEQVLTSDQDNGLLWLKKPDEYELEEACQNIIMTLDGAGLNLCPGNVMINNPDWRGDKKQWKERLINWLSNPLEKGPWQFGLILDFTPLFGCPDEALELREELWEYVRTKPLVLKFLIDELQQYRVPLSFWGNFILEKKEAHRGQLNLKKSILAHLTNGVRILALKYALKEVNTVDRIRKLQEAGHIEKSMAQALKELWQWTQLKRIEIGTSCLKEQKQGHNYLNPYLLPKDEQKRLKRWLNNLDKFLKLVFMGTQFSV, via the coding sequence ATGGGCGCTTTGAAGTTAGAGCAAAACCTTAAGGACATCGACTTTAAATCTCTTATTGAAGAGGGAAAGTTGGCGGAAATACGCAATCTGCGCCTTAGGCTAGTGCAAAGCTGGATGAGCCAAAAAATTTCAACCTATAAGCTGTGCAAATTAATTTCTGGATTTAATGAAAAGGTTATTCAGAATACTTTGACTATATTTTCCCTGGAGTTCTCCTGGCTAAGAGAATGTACTTTTTTGGAGTTTGGTTCAGGAGGCAGAGGAGAACAGGTACTCACATCCGATCAGGACAATGGGCTTTTATGGCTAAAAAAACCCGATGAGTATGAGTTGGAAGAGGCCTGCCAAAATATAATTATGACGTTGGACGGAGCAGGTCTAAACCTATGTCCGGGAAATGTGATGATCAATAATCCAGACTGGCGCGGAGATAAAAAACAATGGAAAGAAAGGCTTATTAATTGGTTGTCGAATCCGCTGGAAAAAGGACCCTGGCAATTTGGGTTGATTTTAGATTTCACCCCCCTTTTTGGCTGCCCAGATGAGGCTTTGGAACTTAGAGAAGAATTATGGGAGTATGTACGCACCAAACCTTTGGTTTTAAAATTTTTAATCGATGAACTGCAACAATATAGAGTCCCGCTCTCTTTTTGGGGCAATTTCATTCTGGAAAAAAAGGAAGCACACAGAGGGCAATTAAACCTTAAAAAAAGTATCCTGGCTCACCTAACCAACGGAGTTCGAATTTTGGCCTTAAAATATGCGCTTAAGGAAGTGAATACGGTGGATCGCATCCGAAAACTACAGGAAGCAGGTCACATAGAAAAGAGCATGGCACAGGCCTTAAAAGAACTCTGGCAATGGACCCAACTAAAAAGGATAGAGATTGGCACTTCCTGTCTAAAAGAACAAAAACAAGGACATAATTACCTGAACCCTTATTTGTTGCCTAAAGATGAACAGAAAAGACTGAAAAGATGGCTGAATAATCTAGACAAATTTTTGAAATTGGTCTTTATGGGGACGCAATTTAGTGTCTGA